The DNA window CGAATACTCGTTTCGGACAATGAACGTATGTCCATTCCACTTTAGGACCACCATAATAGCGGTGTCTTTAACCTCGTTCACCTTCGATCTGTGAGGATCATAGAAGTCTTGATCTGACAATTCTTTCCAAACGGCATCCGCATCAAAATCATCCGGCATACTAGTCAACCTCGTTCCCTTCATTTTGAACACAGCTTCTAAAGTGTGAGTATCACAAACACATTCGTTGCCCCTAAGACCTAAAACAATATTACCTGCTTCCCGCCCAGGTTTGATGGTGGAGAAAAACTCATACGTAAATTCCTCCACATAATCATGCAAAAGTTCCGCCATGTAACGCAAACCCAACACATCTAAGTGCCTTCGCACATCCCGCTCAATTTCCAAATCTTTCATAGCACGCCAATCAATCTTGAATGACTTTGTAATACCCCTAGCATGAAGTTTTTCCCCTCCGCTAACGAGCGGCATTCAAATGGAATCTCAAAACGTCTTGTTAGAGCCCCGGAGTATTCGTCCCAAACACTCTTGCACTGGAGGCGGTTTGTTTCCGGGTAGCTCTCTTGGGTCTTGGTTGTTCTTGAGTAGGAGGGTTTGAGCTCGTGACCGCATTGGTGGTGGCGGTGGAAGTTTCCTTAACGGTTCGGACCATGTTCAGAGCGGCGAAAAGGGTATCCAAAAACGTACTTTGTTTGGAGTTTGGTGGTGGTAATAGGGTGGCCAAATTTTGCTTGGAAGAGAGATGAAGAAGCTTTGATTTTGCTAAAAATGGCTAAGAttgatggagaagatgaagtggtGGGTGAGCTTTTATggaaaaattctaattttaaattggAAGCCCAATATGTTGCCACTTCATCAATCCATGTGTTTTGTACTTCTCAAGAATGGCTAGGATCGTGCCACCTCATCTATCCAAGTGCTTGTGTTTGAACCAAATTCAATCTCCCTCTTTAATgattgtctcgatcgagacacctGGGTTTGGtgtgtgtctcgatcgagacaggcCCTTGCAAAAGTTACTGCCCATTTTTTCtctcttgtctcgatcgagacactcaTACCTGAgaggaattaatttttttctatctttttcatACACAACACAAACAACACACCCGGCATAAGATCGAACAacacaaattcaaaaataacaactaaaatactaaaattaactAACTAAGAACAAATGAAAAGACAAGGATTAAAATCAAACCTCTCGGGATTGGctcccgagtgcgcttgttTCAAGTTGAAAGTTCGACCGTTCTTTCACATGAAACTTACGAAGGAGGGGCGAGGTAGACTTGTTCGCCTATttgatccgtcaaaggtccCAAGTAGGGCTAACAACGATGTCTGTTGACCTTAAACGTTTCTCCCTTTTGGTTCTCCAATTCCAAAGCTCCATGGTCCGCTACATGCCGGATCTTGAAAGGTCCACTCCACCGGGATTTCAATTTGCACGGGAACAATCTCAACCTCGAATTATAGAGCAACACAAAGGCTTCTACGTCAAAAGTCTTGGGTGAgatgtgagcatcatgccatCGTTTTGTTTTCTCCTTGTAGAGCTTGGCATTCTCATAAGCAATGAATCAGAATTCATCCAATTTGTTGAGTTATAACATACGCTTCTCACCCGCTGCTTTGAAATCACAATTCAACTTTTTGATTGCCAAATAGGCCTTGTGCTCCAATTTCACCGGTAGGTGACATCCTTTCCCATACACAATTCGATAGGGAGACATACCAAGTGGCATTTTGAACGCCGTGCGATATGCCCACAAGGGGTCATCCAACATGAGAGACTAATCCTTAGGTGTCCCATTCATCGTCTTTTCCAAAATCCGCTTCAATTCCCGATTGGACACCTCCACTTGACCGCTTGTTTGAGGGTGATAGGGGGTGGCAACTCGGTGATGCACATTATATTTCTTCATTAACGCTTCAaattgccggttgcaaaaatgTGATCCCCCCATCACTAATGATGATTCTAGGAGTCCCAAATTGGTTCATTAAACGCTTGAGGAACCTCAAAACCACCTTGGCGTCATTAGTGGGTAAcgcctccgcttctacccacTTAGAAACATAGTCAACTCCCACCAAGATATACATGTTCCCAAAAGAAACCGGGAATGGGCCCATAAAGTCGATGCCCCAAACATCAAATATCTCCACTTCTTGAATGGAGGTCAATGGCATCTTATCCCGTTTTGAAATGTTACCAACCCTTTGGCAATAGTCACAATGCCCCACAATGTCCTTGGCATACCAAATAGTGTTGGCCAAAAGAAACCGCTCTCAAGCACTCTCGCGACGGTTCTTGATGCCCCATAATGCCCGGCATAGTCTGCTTCATGACAATGACTTTAAATTAGCATCGTTTCTTTTAGTGGTACACACCTCCGAATCATCCCATCTCCACATATCTTGAATAGGTAAGGCTCATCCCACAAAAATCGTTTCACATCACtcaaaaatttcttcttttgatggtgGGATAAATCTGGTGGCATGACATTCAAAGATAGGTAATTTGCAATATCTGCATACCAAGGTGTCTCTACTTCCGAGATCATCATCAACATCTCGTCCGGGAACCGCTCATTAATTTCTACTCCGATTGGGATTGACTCTGGATTCTCGAATCTTGACAAGTGGTTCGCCACCACATTTTCCGTACCCTTCTTGTCTCGGATCTCACTATTAAACTCTTGCATCAATAGGATCCATCGGATGAGGCGTGGGTTCTCATCTTGATTGGCAAAAAGGTGCCTGAAAGCGGCATGATCGGTATATATGACTGCCTTTGAGCCAAGCAAGTATTGTCGGAACTTGTCTAAAGCAAAAACCACCGCAACATCTCCTTCTCGGTGGTAGTATAATTAAGTTGCGCTCCCGCCATTGTCCGGCTTGCGTAATAGATCACATGCACCCGTTTTCCTTCCTTTGCCCCAATACACATCCCAAGGCTTGATCACTTGCATCACACATGAGCTCAAAGAGGAGATTCCAATCCGGGGATGATATAATTGGGGCGGTGACAAGTGCTTCCTTCAACCTATCAAAAGCCAACACACACTCATTAGTAAAATCAAAAGGAGGGTCCTTAATAAGCAAGCTTTTTAGAGGTCTAGCAATTGAAGAAAAATCTTTAATAAAGCGTCTATAAAAACCGGCGTGCCCCAAAAAGGCACGGACTCCCTTTACGGTTGTAGGTGGTGGAAGTTTCACAATGACTTCCGTCTTAGCTCTATCAACTTCAATACCGGCTTGGGAAATTTTGTGCCCAAGAACAACTCCTTCTTCAACCATGAAGTGGTAATTCTCCCAATTCAAAACAAGGTTCGTCTCCTCACACCTTGCCAACACCCGGTCTAAATTTTTCAAACAAGACTCAAAGGAGTCCCCAAACGCCGAGAAAACATCCATaaacacctccataatatccTCTATCATGTCGGAGAAGATGGATGTGATGCATCTTTGAAAAGTGGTCGGGGAGTTACAAAGTCCGAAAGGCATCCTTCGGTATGCAAAGGTTCCGTACGGGCAAGTGAATGTAGTCTTCTCGTGGTCATCTAAAAAGATGAGTATTTGATTGTATCCAGAATAACCATCAAGGAAATAATAGTACCTGTGGCCCGCCACTCTTTCAAGCATTTGGTCAATGAATGGCAAAGGAAAATGATCCTTCCGAGTTTCCGCATTGAGCTTTCGGTAATCGATACACACTCTCCACCCCGTTACCGTACGGGTTGAGATTTGCTCTTCTTTGTCATTCTCAACAACGGTCATCCCTTCTTTCTTAGGCACACATTGGATAGGGCTCACCCATCCGCTATCCGAAATGGGATAGATAATACCGGCATCAAGGAGCTTGACAATCTCTTTGTGCGCTACTTCTTTCATGTTGGGATTCAATCTCCGTTGTCTTTGTGCAGAAGCTTTAGACTCATCTTCTAAGTGGATTTTGTGCATCATCACTTGAGGACTTATCCCTCGAATATCGAAAATTTGCCATCCCATGGCCAACACATGACTTTTCAATACTTGAACCACTCTCTCCTCTTGAGCTTCCGATAGGTTGTTTGAAATGATGATCGGGAGAGTCTTGTTTTCTCCAACAAAAGCGTACCGGAGATGCGATGTCAATGGCTTCATCTCACAGATAGGAGGCACCTAGGAAGATGGAGGTGTAACTCCCCCTTCTTTTATCAAGATTTCCGGCTTTGGCTCATCTTCCTCGGAGCACTCATCATCAAGGTCATCGGAATAGAAGACAACCCTTGAAACTTGAGAAAATTCAGCAATTTCCCCATTAGAGCTTGTCTCTGTCGAGACAGAGGGGTCCAAATCGAGACAAGGATTGATTTtgtcttgtctcgatcgagacacctCTAGCTCGATCGAGACTAGGCCAAATTTTGAGGCTGTAGCTTTTGTGCTACATGTATCTCGATTGAGACACTCTTCTGGGTtgttgtctcgatcgagacactccTTACAATGGTCAAAATCTTCAAAATTTTGTAGCACTCCCCGGTTTATGGTTTCCACATTCTCTTTCAATTGATCCTCCACAAGATTATTCACCAAATCAACCCTCATACACTCTTCCTCCTCGATGGtattccgcatcactctcttcatgTCAAACTCTACTTTTTTCCTCATCAATCCTCAAGGTAAGCTTTCCGGCATGCACGTCAATAAGAGCACGCCCTGTATTCATGAATGGGCGACCAAAGATCATAGAACACTCTTTATCCACCGCATAGTCTAAGATCataaaatccaccggaaagatgaatttatccactttaacaAGCGCATCTTCTACTATCCCATACGGCTTcttgagagagtgatcggctAGTTGTAATACCATCGAGGTATGCTTCACCGGTTTCTCACCAAACAAGGACCTAAAAATAAACAagggcatcaaattaatacttgcACCAAGatcacaaaaataatttatagcattcatatttccaATATGCAAGGGATAGTGGAACTCCCTGGATTTTTTAGCTTTGTTGGTAAGTTGCTTTGGATGATAGAACTACAACTCTccgtgggggggggggggggattgtCCCgccttgctcccaactacgcttgttcataattatatcttttatgAACTTCGCGTATTGGGGCATCTCTCTTAAAGCATCCGCCAAACTAAGGTTGATTTGAAGCTTCTTGAAAACCTCAAGGAACTTATGGAACTTTTGATTGTCCGGCGCCTTTCTTAGCCGGCTtcgtgttagtgatatgcactaggtcaatcatgtttgaccatgtattgattttatcgttttgttatttattgattggcggttttcatcattttatattatgattaaaatacttgaatggttaattctttctaaggtcatcaagtatgtgacttgatagtagaaccctttgctttaataaagaattatattccatctatccctagtcttaatagaacattgagactagtacgatgttgactgatgattatgttttactaatcatgtatatgagatattaagtcaaatcgtaggtgctatttgagaaataaagcACTAAATGACCCActttgagaatactacatagatcactgtcataagtaattctcattacatttctattagtataatcctttgaccttgaaatcatcatggatttctacatagctatttcatattttgatacagtcttacattatctttaacaggataatggaatagattgtcgttggatatgaaagtaactatgtgagaaatgtgagtgactgagaaggaatttgtccctcatttatttgagtaagatatctatgggcccttgaagaagatagactgaaggaaatgcatggccatgctaaatgaattgataaagagttatcattttcagtctacttggaatcatgaaactaatgattgaatgttataaggatgacaggactatgccttatattcaatcaggatatcgagagacaaaaggattaaaatattattataattggttaaatcggataatcgatatgtatataacttgggtagtcataatgtcttgctagaggccgcttctgacttgtgggctgaaatagggatttcgggcctactgccaacgttatatgaacctacagggtcgcacactaagaacaggcccaaaacagttatgggttgtacaaacccaatgtgattaagtgattaattattattatatatataattcgtaatatatatatatattaataaatatatattaattcgaaatttaaggataagtgttttccttaatttattattttttgaagataagaattataataattaatatatatgtatgattatcaaaaaggaatttttgataaacataaacttgtaagagtTACAATGAAATTGAAATACGAATTtttctcaaaccctagtgttgttgtatgactataaatacacattaaggaaTGAGTTTGAGGAGAACGAAAtttattattcactaaatcactaaaattcgaaattgcttgtgaagcaatagtgctagcacacaagcactagttttggctaaggtctgttcgtgtggatactcgtagaggacgcattcttttggaggcgtttctgatccaaggccaggtatcaccaaagtgaaccacctccttccttcctacattgctgtttgaattcgacatacaagtaagtattaattctgttgttaatctatttattcgaattacatggattttggtttgggttttagataaattttttgaaattccgctgcgttatgaacctagaaaacccaacagtggtatcaaagCTGCTTGtaatatgattaattagattctgagtatatatgtgatatatgcttattgtatgttctgttttgaaaaaggggttgtttttcgaaactgtttttgaaggaattataattcgttgtaattatacataaaacgtttatgtgattaaattgtatgaaaaacagtatgaagaattaatttgattaatcgtttaatgtgattaaaacttcgaatttagtgttctaaattaatattacgttttaatttgattaaagaccgtagtatttattttcatacaaattgataagaaaaggggaaacagattaataaaactgtttttgaataggattagtaaactatttatgaaactgttttaattctattaggaaaactgcttttgaataggattagtaaactgtttgtgaaactgtttttaattcaattagtaattctgttttgaataggattagtaaactgtttgtgaaactgttttgattctattagtaattctgtgttgaataggattagttaactgtttatgaaactgttgtTAATTCTTGTAgtaaaactgtgtttaattatgttatgaacataatttataaaattgtgtttaattCTGCTATGAGCTGAATTTatgaaactgttgttatttaagtgttaaataaattgtttctgatcagtttttaagatgcagggttttggggttattttaatctgttttgaacatattaaaataaaccgtaatcagttaagattattgatttcagataaagaaattttaattttgttaagtgTAACATGTGAGAAAAATTTCTGGACCCGCTAGTCGGTCTGGGGCTCTGCCCCCGGGCCCcgccaggggcgctgccccttggaccccgcttgGGGAACTGCCTCCAAACcccgccaaggggccgcgccccttggaccccgctgatacaccccattaaggaccgttatccttttaagccggcgtgtttttgtcatgtattttattttaatactttaaatgataattattaaatatgatttaaattatcatgaataacatatttatgtgattgttgttaaatatgatttaaaatagtgaaataatatgtttttaatgtttatcttattggttatatgctttgcatgattattttatatgtgataagataggataaataaataggataaataacaaacccttatttaatattaagtcttacATATACCTCtcattgtaataacacttatcaagacttagattgctatgtatatGATATGCCAAAACATaatgtataaagtcatctaagtaagataagttggataaaagtgatatccatatgtttgatttggttagacttaactaggttatcaaaatagttttgaacctagggtataagatagaatatcaagattacatgtgatgttaatattctatgtttaagaattgcatgagatgtaattggtataatgttacctacctaaataaaccacacttaaagtgataagccaaagcttacttgaagtagggtgaaatatggatcttgtcccactattatttttcaattgttgaaattatcattaagggtttttatatgaattatagatatatgttgtgggaattttattatgccttttattaaatgctacttgtatatttattgttgtagagatgacttcaaacactacacatactttatcagtgcgatcaatccttgagaaagataagctcaatggcactaactttctggatTGGTATAGAAatctaagaattgttcttaggcaagaaagaaaggaatatatccttgatcaacccctccctgaggaaccagctcctgctgctactagagtttaaagggatgcttatacgaagcatctcaatgactctaccGATGTTACTTGCAtttatgcttggatgcatggagaatgaactccaaaagcaaatgatggaattggatgcgaacaccatgattgctgatctcatggaaatgttccaagagagagcaagaattgaaaggttcaataccatcaaggatttgctttcttgtAAGTTGACTACAagcggctcagttagtcctcatgttttgaagatgaaaggtcatcttgaacatttggacaggcttggtctcccaattgcccaagagttggctacatACATtgttctccaatctttgcctgaggcttatgatgtattcatcatgaacttcaatatgcataatatggagaagaccatcacagagttgcatgggatgcttcaaactgctgaaaagagcatcaagaatgagattaaggatgttcttatggtcaacaagggaaagggtatgaaaaggtctggtaagggcaagggaaaggcttcCAAGAAGTCTAAgcccaagtccaagcccaagaccaaggatgaacccaaagcaaaaccgccaaaggaaggaacttgcttttttctgcaaggaacttggacattggaaaaggaattgcaagaaatatctggatgatctgaagaagaacaagggtagtgagactaccacttcaggtattcatgttatagaaattaatctttctacttctgattcatgggtattagatactggatctggatctcatatttgtactaatgtgcaggtctcaaaaggagtagaagtttgacaaaaggcgaagtggacctacgagttggtaatggagcaagagttgctgctttagctgtagggacttatgagttatctttgcctactggacttattttatctttgaataattgttattatgtacctaccatgtgtaggaatattatttctgtttcttgtttggacaaggatggttttgaatttattattaggaataataaatgcagtatttcgcataataacattctttatggatatgctccacgcagtaatggtctttatattttaaatgttgaagacactaatgaaaaatcaatctataacatcaatgataagaagtttaagtcaaatgatttaaactctacttatctctggcattgtcgtttaggccatataaatgagaaacgcatatcaaaacttcaaagagatggactttcgaattcatttaattatgaatcatttgaaacatgtgaatcttgtctagtgggcaaaatgacaaaaatgccttttattggacaaggtgaaagagctaaaaacttattgggccttatacatacagatgtatgtggtccattaagtacaaatgctagaggtgggTTTCAatacttcattacttttactgatgatctcagtagatatggttatgtttatctgatgaaacataaatctgaatcttttgaaaagttcaaaatatttaagaatgaagtacaaagtcaacttggtaaaaatattaaaacactaagatctgatcgaggtggtgaatatttaagccaagaatttgtagatcatctaagagattgtgggatcatTTCTCAAGTGACTCCACAAGGAACgccacaatggaatggtgtgtctgaacggagaaatcgaactctattggatatggttcgatcaatgatgagtcaaactgatcttccaatctcattttgggattatgctttagaaaccgctgcattcattttgaatagagttccatcaaaggcagttgaaaagacaccatatgagatatggactggaaaaactcctagttcgtcttttcttaagatttggggatgtcaagcttatgtgaagcgactaatttcagataaattagcactcaaatctgacaaatgcctttttgtaggatatcctaaagaaactaaaggatattacttctacaatgcttatgagaacaaagtgtttgttgctcgaaatggtatctttttggaaagagaatttattttcaaaggaaccagtgggagtacagtacaacttgaagaaattcaagaaccacaaagtaGTATTGTATcaagtatggaacctcaaaagaatcaacaagcaattgctgaacctgtacaagtaccacaaggccaaaggaggtctgataggacacgtcataatcctatgagatatggatttcttattactgagaacaatgacgtgatgattgtggatcaagaagaacccacatcctatcaagaggccataaatagtcctgactctgaaaaatggctcgaaaCCATGAGATttgaaatgcaatccatgtatgataatcaagtttggaccttgattgacccaatggatggtgtaaaaaccattgggtgcaaatgggtcttcaaaatgaagactgacatggatggcaatgtgcatacctataaagcacgactagttgcaaaaggtttcagacaaatacatggtatagactatgatgaaaccttttcaccagttgctatgctcaaatccattcaaattcttcttgccatagctgcatattatgactatgagatatggaaaatggatgtcaaaacaacgtttcttaatggaaacttacttgaggatgtgtacatgacacaacttgggggttttgccagtccagagaattttggaaaggtttgcaagcttcaaaaatccatttatggattaaagtaagcttctcggagttggaatcttcgttttgatgaagctatcaaagagtttggattcatcaagaatgaagatgaaccttgtgtatacaagaaggttagtgggagcgtgattgttttcttagtgctttatgttgatgacatactactcattggaaacgatattcccatactgcaaaatgttaagtcatggttagggaagtgtttttcaatgaaagacttgggcgatgctgcttatatattaggcatcaagatctatagagatagatctagaagactcattggcctaagtcaaagcacttatgttgataaggtattaaacaggtttagtatgcaagacttcaagagaggattcttgcctatgtcacatggcatcagtctcagcaaggctcagtgtcctaagacacaagatgagcgagaccgcatgagtaagatcccatatgcttctgctattggatctatcatgtatgcaatgttgtgcactcgacctgatgtctcgtatgctttgagtacgacgagcagataccagtcaaatctAGGTGAAAGTCACTaggcagcagttaagaacatccttaagtacttgagaagaaccaaggatgcattcttgctatatggtggtcaggaagatgagctgattgtaaagggttacacagacgctagcttccaaactgacgttgatgattataaatcacagtaagtgatggttttgatgatcgtc is part of the Mercurialis annua linkage group LG3, ddMerAnnu1.2, whole genome shotgun sequence genome and encodes:
- the LOC126672325 gene encoding uncharacterized protein LOC126672325 — translated: MPLGMSPYRIVYGKGCHLPVKLEHKAYLLYKEKTKRWHDAHISPKTFDVEAFVLLYNSRLRLFPCKLKSRWSGPFKIRHVADHGALELENQKGETFKVNRHRC